The Hydrogenobacter thermophilus TK-6 genome window below encodes:
- a CDS encoding glycosyltransferase family 4 protein, translating to MRILHFIYDHINNPWVGGGGAVRVYEIYRRLSQKGHFITVVSGKYPGAQDYKVNENFEYRFLGNPKNYVFSTFSYAFEAIRFLRENAKDYDVIVEDFAPWNPVFSYLLENQRPVVLQLQNYMGKEILRKYNLMGIPFYLMEKLYPRKFRNLIVISEALNQRWNIEGKVIPQGIEKLEEDAKLGSYVAFLGRIDIHQKGIDLLVKAFKDLKGSELLIAGDGKDRERFLKMVRGFEHVRYIGKVTGERKYEFIKKARFFVMPSRFEGQGIVALEVASMGKPLIVSDIPELKYVVDNGFGISFKKEDPQDLREKIQMLLRDDQLVLKMGKRGIEFAKNFTWDRIAQEYEKYLIQVEKC from the coding sequence ATGAGGATACTTCACTTTATCTACGACCACATAAACAACCCGTGGGTGGGGGGTGGCGGTGCGGTAAGGGTGTACGAGATTTACAGAAGGCTCTCCCAGAAAGGACACTTCATAACAGTGGTCAGTGGCAAATACCCAGGCGCGCAGGACTACAAGGTGAACGAAAACTTTGAGTACAGATTTCTGGGAAACCCTAAAAACTATGTTTTTAGCACCTTCTCTTACGCTTTTGAAGCCATAAGATTTCTGAGGGAAAACGCTAAGGACTATGATGTGATAGTTGAAGACTTTGCACCTTGGAACCCTGTCTTCTCCTACTTGCTTGAAAACCAAAGACCCGTTGTTTTGCAGCTTCAGAACTATATGGGAAAGGAGATACTCAGGAAGTATAACCTGATGGGTATTCCTTTTTACCTGATGGAAAAGCTCTATCCCAGAAAGTTTAGAAATTTGATAGTAATCTCTGAGGCTCTCAACCAGAGGTGGAATATAGAGGGGAAGGTAATTCCGCAGGGCATAGAAAAGCTTGAGGAGGATGCAAAGCTGGGCAGTTATGTAGCCTTTCTTGGGAGGATAGACATACATCAAAAGGGCATTGATTTGCTTGTAAAAGCTTTTAAGGATCTTAAAGGTTCGGAGCTTTTGATAGCAGGGGACGGCAAAGACAGGGAGAGGTTTTTAAAAATGGTCAGAGGCTTTGAGCATGTGAGATACATAGGAAAAGTCACGGGCGAGCGCAAGTATGAGTTTATTAAAAAGGCGCGGTTTTTTGTCATGCCTTCAAGGTTTGAGGGACAGGGCATAGTGGCGCTGGAGGTGGCATCCATGGGCAAACCACTCATAGTGAGCGACATACCTGAGCTAAAATATGTAGTGGACAACGGCTTTGGCATCTCTTTCAAAAAGGAAGACCCACAGGACCTGAGGGAAAAAATACAGATGCTTTTGAGGGATGACCAGCTTGTTCTCAAGATGGGCAAGAGAGGTATAGAGTTTGCCAAAAACTTCACATGGGACAGAATAGCTCAGGAGTACGAAAAATATCTCATACAAGTGGAAAAATGTTAA
- the cdaA gene encoding diadenylate cyclase CdaA: MVNFDFLKFFSFRDIIDIVAVSFFIYMVIHFLKITKGFQILKGLVFIGSFWIFAELLGLRTLSWIFDKFWAVGLFSIVVIFQPEIRKALSRLGQRTHVVGIKFVEERVVERIVRACSFLSERQIGALIVIERGQNIEGLIEGCVSIDSIVSVELLITIFDPLTPLHDGAVVIRGDRIAFASCILPLSKSPDLPKKYGTRHRAALGIAEESDAIAVVVSEETGEISVAVDERFYRNLDPEGLKNLLLKELGISHA; this comes from the coding sequence ATGGTGAATTTTGATTTTTTAAAATTCTTCTCCTTCAGGGACATTATAGATATTGTAGCAGTCTCTTTTTTCATATACATGGTTATACACTTTTTGAAAATCACCAAAGGCTTTCAAATACTTAAGGGTCTTGTGTTTATTGGCTCTTTTTGGATTTTTGCGGAGCTTTTGGGGCTCAGGACTCTTTCGTGGATCTTTGACAAGTTTTGGGCTGTGGGGCTTTTTTCCATAGTAGTCATATTTCAGCCTGAGATAAGGAAGGCTCTCTCAAGACTGGGGCAGAGGACACACGTGGTAGGCATAAAGTTTGTTGAGGAGAGGGTGGTGGAGAGAATAGTTAGAGCTTGCAGCTTTCTCTCCGAAAGACAGATAGGAGCTCTCATAGTCATAGAAAGAGGACAGAACATAGAGGGGCTAATTGAGGGATGCGTCTCCATAGATAGCATAGTTTCTGTTGAGCTCTTAATAACCATCTTTGACCCTTTAACACCTCTGCACGATGGAGCTGTTGTCATAAGAGGTGATAGAATAGCTTTTGCATCCTGTATATTACCACTTTCCAAATCTCCGGACCTTCCCAAAAAATACGGAACACGGCACAGAGCAGCACTGGGCATAGCGGAGGAAAGCGACGCTATAGCGGTGGTGGTATCCGAAGAGACAGGTGAGATATCCGTAGCCGTTGACGAGAGATTTTATAGGAACTTAGACCCGGAAGGACTTAAGAATCTCCTACTTAAGGAGCTTGGAATAAGTCATGCTTAA
- a CDS encoding type IV pilus biogenesis protein: MRRALLTFLLLLCVSFGQTVKEMKFENVKLETVLKALSQVADMNVIFDPQIAQDVSKPVSVSIYKPVPVGEALNIILKEYGLIAVPVDRKVYRITKAGELSISLSGLDDRQIEEFVKFLKPRVSPSAEIVIDKTLKMVYIRDEERNIKKLEPVMKDYAKIVEKIAPAEERTTRVFYLKNISLDEAERLISSYKKPDTVITKVPSFSALVITDSPRQLEKYQEVLKNFLSMTPTERKPVTKIFYLKYISPDEFIKMIEPLRSESGVILSGGAVKLQQPTSPAPASAQVQQQQQQAPPTPILKEFNAVMLTDYPEVIEKIRERFKDYISDSPVQVKIEARIVEVREQALRELGINWNVLLSQARVPQFWQGGAGQGANIGVAPAPGTIFVPPDPTSVGPRSPIYYTPGLSQTPGGIFAFSYQKGMLNALNLRLSALERIAMIKNIAKPTVVTVNAQKATIKQGVQIPYQTTVVAGGAQAANIQFKDVVLQLDVTPVVSPDGRILLDINLKRDTPGEQTPQGPAINTKEASTKVVVNDGDTLVIGGIIDNQETKTNEGLPGLVRVPVLKWLFGQESSQKIQSELLIFLTPVLVRQ, encoded by the coding sequence AGGAGAGCGCTTTTGACATTTCTTCTTCTGCTCTGTGTGTCCTTTGGACAGACAGTCAAAGAGATGAAGTTTGAAAATGTGAAGCTGGAAACAGTCTTAAAAGCCCTATCCCAAGTTGCTGACATGAATGTTATATTTGATCCACAAATAGCGCAGGATGTTTCCAAACCTGTTAGCGTTTCCATATACAAACCAGTACCAGTAGGAGAAGCTCTAAACATCATTTTAAAAGAGTACGGGCTTATTGCAGTGCCAGTTGACAGAAAAGTATACAGAATAACCAAGGCAGGAGAGCTCAGCATCAGCCTTTCTGGTCTTGACGACAGACAGATAGAAGAGTTCGTAAAGTTTCTAAAACCCAGAGTAAGCCCATCCGCGGAGATAGTGATAGACAAAACTCTAAAAATGGTTTACATAAGGGACGAGGAGAGAAATATAAAGAAGCTTGAACCCGTTATGAAAGATTATGCCAAGATTGTAGAGAAGATTGCGCCGGCGGAAGAACGCACCACAAGGGTCTTTTACCTCAAAAACATCTCCCTTGACGAGGCAGAAAGGCTGATAAGCTCTTACAAAAAGCCAGACACGGTTATAACCAAAGTACCAAGTTTTTCTGCGCTGGTTATAACCGATAGTCCAAGACAGTTGGAAAAGTACCAGGAGGTGCTGAAAAACTTTCTGAGCATGACCCCCACAGAAAGAAAACCAGTAACCAAGATCTTTTACCTTAAATACATAAGCCCGGATGAGTTCATAAAGATGATAGAGCCTTTAAGGTCCGAATCCGGAGTAATACTGAGCGGAGGAGCGGTCAAACTCCAGCAACCCACCTCTCCAGCTCCGGCTTCCGCTCAGGTGCAGCAACAGCAACAGCAAGCTCCACCTACACCTATACTCAAGGAATTTAATGCGGTTATGCTGACAGACTACCCAGAGGTGATAGAGAAGATAAGAGAGCGATTCAAAGACTACATAAGCGACTCACCTGTTCAGGTAAAGATTGAAGCAAGGATCGTTGAGGTAAGGGAGCAGGCTCTTAGAGAGCTGGGCATAAACTGGAATGTGCTTCTCTCTCAAGCAAGGGTGCCTCAGTTCTGGCAGGGTGGTGCTGGTCAGGGTGCTAACATAGGGGTAGCTCCTGCACCGGGAACCATATTTGTGCCTCCGGATCCAACATCTGTGGGTCCCAGGTCTCCCATATACTACACACCTGGACTCAGCCAAACGCCGGGTGGTATTTTTGCCTTTAGCTACCAGAAGGGTATGCTCAACGCCTTAAATCTCAGGCTCTCCGCTCTTGAACGCATAGCCATGATTAAAAACATAGCCAAACCCACCGTTGTGACTGTAAACGCTCAGAAGGCTACCATAAAACAGGGTGTCCAGATACCCTATCAGACCACCGTAGTGGCAGGAGGTGCACAGGCTGCTAACATACAGTTCAAGGATGTGGTGCTTCAGCTGGATGTCACGCCTGTGGTATCACCAGACGGCAGAATACTCCTTGACATAAACCTCAAGAGGGACACACCGGGCGAACAAACACCCCAGGGACCAGCCATAAACACCAAGGAAGCCTCCACCAAGGTGGTGGTAAACGACGGAGACACCTTAGTCATAGGCGGTATAATAGACAATCAGGAGACAAAGACCAACGAAGGACTGCCCGGTCTGGTGAGGGTGCCGGTGCTCAAGTGGCTCTTTGGACAGGAAAGCTCCCAAAAGATACAGTCAGAGCTTCTCATATTCTTAACTCCCGTGCTGGTAAGGCAATGA
- a CDS encoding glycosyltransferase family 117 protein, which produces MYGKVIYLLLCLFAFLYTLSASKVINTGDAGEFAVGGITLGLAHPSGYPLYMEVLKAFSFLPLGSVPFRMVLVSITFSLLSLYVLYRIVYRITGEKYSALFPVALLGVSYSFWGQSVVVKFYPLNLFIISLMLYAGLKVALEGYDRKYQYLVSFLLGLTLANHHTGFMMVVPLFVLSLFYLREVLRNLPVSLLLFLLGFLANLHMLIRGNRVFAPNPVYDLESFLVVFLRKPYESASSVDVVKNSWQDIFGYYYAIKNVLTILLHNFPVYAFPLFLLGVFWSFRLSKRLGVYISAFFLTYSVFLAKLTFSAPLMSMDQWYIGAHQYFLPMLFGFSLFSGLGLYAVVSFLKNTELLKAAVPLGVSAYALFPMFERLIDQNFNDNYVAYSISKAILSSLPVGSVYLTYGDNHTFESWYFKYVARYREDVCSNDYLSPESSTLLPRGCYPLSLYKNSHVFSEFFKGNMSFFASSGRLYSVIYLKPPNPLSPFFENRFWVFSFALIPKNVEVPKKAWDKRLLKWQELEHIAMLDCASYPTDDRFSSVLCTFSLPMFAYMISAIDVPNPSGKISYDVRYMGNTFRVSINVPGDTSYPGETFFIPQGAQTRNYIELYNAVMENNKPEKFRYYQYTAEYKSRSKK; this is translated from the coding sequence GTGTACGGTAAGGTGATATACCTGCTTCTTTGCCTTTTTGCCTTTCTTTACACACTTTCTGCCAGCAAGGTTATAAACACGGGAGATGCGGGAGAGTTTGCGGTAGGTGGCATCACTCTTGGTCTTGCCCATCCTTCTGGCTATCCACTTTATATGGAAGTTCTAAAAGCCTTCAGTTTCCTACCTTTGGGTAGCGTACCTTTTAGGATGGTGCTGGTAAGCATAACTTTTTCGCTTCTGAGCCTTTACGTGCTTTACAGGATAGTTTACAGGATCACGGGGGAAAAGTACAGTGCACTCTTTCCTGTGGCTCTTTTGGGTGTTTCTTACTCCTTCTGGGGTCAGTCTGTGGTGGTAAAGTTCTACCCTCTTAACCTCTTTATCATCTCCCTTATGCTGTATGCGGGTCTAAAGGTGGCTCTGGAGGGCTATGACAGAAAGTATCAGTACTTGGTTAGCTTTTTGCTGGGTCTTACGCTTGCCAACCACCACACGGGCTTTATGATGGTGGTGCCTCTCTTTGTGCTTTCCCTCTTCTACCTTAGGGAGGTTTTGAGAAACCTTCCTGTAAGCCTTCTTCTTTTCCTGCTTGGTTTTCTGGCAAACCTGCACATGCTCATAAGAGGCAACAGGGTGTTTGCTCCCAATCCCGTCTATGACTTGGAGTCTTTCCTCGTGGTATTTCTGAGAAAGCCATACGAGTCTGCCTCTTCGGTGGATGTGGTCAAAAACTCGTGGCAGGACATTTTTGGCTACTACTACGCTATAAAAAATGTTCTCACAATCCTGCTCCACAACTTTCCTGTTTATGCCTTTCCTCTTTTCTTGCTTGGGGTATTTTGGAGCTTTAGGCTTTCCAAAAGGCTGGGTGTATATATTAGCGCCTTTTTCCTTACCTACTCGGTATTTTTGGCAAAGCTTACCTTCTCTGCACCTCTTATGAGCATGGACCAGTGGTACATAGGAGCTCACCAGTACTTTCTTCCTATGCTTTTTGGCTTTTCTCTGTTTTCTGGGCTTGGTCTTTACGCGGTGGTGAGCTTTCTTAAAAACACCGAGCTTTTAAAAGCGGCTGTGCCTTTGGGGGTTTCCGCGTATGCTCTTTTTCCCATGTTTGAGAGGCTCATAGACCAGAACTTTAATGACAACTACGTGGCATATTCTATATCCAAGGCTATCCTCTCTTCTCTGCCTGTTGGAAGTGTCTATCTAACTTACGGAGACAATCACACTTTTGAGTCCTGGTACTTTAAGTACGTAGCCCGCTACAGGGAAGACGTATGCTCCAATGATTACCTTTCTCCCGAAAGCTCCACCCTGCTACCCAGAGGTTGCTATCCGCTCAGTCTCTACAAAAACAGCCATGTGTTTTCTGAGTTCTTTAAAGGAAATATGTCGTTCTTTGCCTCCTCCGGAAGGCTCTACAGTGTTATATACCTGAAACCTCCAAACCCCCTCTCTCCCTTCTTTGAAAACCGGTTCTGGGTCTTTTCCTTTGCCCTCATCCCAAAAAACGTTGAGGTGCCAAAGAAGGCTTGGGACAAAAGACTCCTCAAGTGGCAGGAGCTGGAGCATATAGCTATGCTGGACTGTGCCAGCTATCCCACCGATGATAGATTCAGCTCCGTGCTCTGCACCTTCTCGCTTCCTATGTTTGCTTACATGATAAGCGCTATTGACGTTCCCAACCCTTCTGGAAAGATAAGCTACGATGTTAGATACATGGGAAACACCTTCAGAGTCTCCATAAACGTGCCGGGGGACACCAGCTACCCCGGTGAGACTTTTTTCATACCTCAGGGAGCTCAAACCAGGAACTACATAGAGCTCTATAATGCTGTGATGGAAAACAACAAACCTGAGAAGTTCAGATATTACCAATACACCGCAGAATACAAAAGCAGGAGCAAAAAATGA
- a CDS encoding glycosyltransferase family 4 protein: MKVLFLNRRCIKHPERGGAEVYTMELAKAVVERGGLAEWFASKAKGLKSEEVIDGVRFIRKGSELTTHFYGLLYALKKDKDWIVIDEFNGLGFFTFFLKNSVLLIHQLYQEFWTVELGFLGYPFKTLEKLLLKLYRNKLAITVSESTYDDLKNLGFRHIRIIPNGLGVRPLERLPNKEESLHLVYLGRLKRTKNPEDAIKAFLLVKERIKDAKLFVVGDGPLYSYLTGKYSHLQDIVFTGYLEGEQKYKILEKSHFLLVPSIREGWGQVVIEANAFGTPAIGYRVQGLKDSIRDLHTGFLVKDYKEMAEKVLELWENKELYNKLAKGCLEWAKNFSWERTKKEFLERIT, translated from the coding sequence ATGAAAGTGCTTTTCTTAAACAGAAGGTGTATAAAGCATCCCGAAAGGGGTGGCGCGGAGGTATACACCATGGAGCTGGCAAAGGCTGTAGTAGAAAGGGGAGGGCTTGCAGAGTGGTTTGCTTCAAAGGCTAAAGGTCTCAAAAGTGAGGAGGTAATAGACGGAGTGAGGTTTATAAGAAAGGGAAGCGAGCTTACCACTCACTTTTACGGACTTTTGTATGCACTCAAAAAGGATAAAGATTGGATAGTTATAGACGAGTTTAACGGCTTGGGCTTTTTTACCTTCTTTCTGAAAAATTCAGTGCTCTTAATACACCAGCTTTATCAAGAGTTTTGGACTGTGGAGCTCGGATTTTTGGGCTATCCCTTCAAAACCCTTGAGAAGCTTTTGCTAAAGCTCTACAGAAACAAGCTTGCCATAACGGTGTCTGAATCTACCTACGACGACCTTAAGAATCTTGGCTTTAGGCACATACGCATAATACCCAATGGTCTGGGAGTGCGTCCTCTGGAAAGACTACCCAATAAAGAGGAAAGTCTACATCTGGTTTATCTGGGAAGGCTCAAAAGGACAAAGAACCCAGAAGATGCCATAAAAGCCTTTCTGCTGGTAAAAGAGCGCATAAAGGATGCAAAGCTCTTTGTAGTGGGAGATGGTCCACTATACTCTTATCTTACTGGTAAATATTCCCACCTGCAGGACATAGTCTTTACTGGCTACCTGGAAGGCGAGCAAAAGTATAAAATTCTGGAAAAGTCCCACTTTCTTCTGGTTCCAAGTATAAGGGAAGGTTGGGGACAGGTGGTTATTGAGGCAAACGCTTTTGGCACTCCCGCCATAGGCTATCGCGTGCAGGGTCTAAAAGACAGCATAAGAGACTTACACACGGGCTTTCTGGTAAAAGACTACAAGGAGATGGCTGAAAAAGTTTTAGAATTGTGGGAAAACAAGGAGCTATATAACAAGCTTGCTAAAGGCTGCCTTGAGTGGGCCAAAAACTTCTCTTGGGAAAGGACTAAAAAAGAGTTTCTGGAGCGCATAACATGA
- a CDS encoding polyprenol monophosphomannose synthase, whose amino-acid sequence MKALLVLPTYNEAQNLKVLIPKLLEYGFLDLLVVDDGSQDGTPLVVKEWSNKEPKVNLLERPYKMGLGSAYVAGFKWGLDKDYQLFFEMDADLSHDPKDIPRFVEKMKEGYHLVIGSRYTRGTISVVGWDFKRLLISKFANWYATTILGIKELTDITSGYRCYRREVLEKINLDAIKSNGYAFQIEMVYKAYRLGFKIAEIPIIFYERGSGSSKMSKKIALEAAIMVWRLKLGKA is encoded by the coding sequence ATGAAGGCTCTGCTGGTGCTTCCTACCTACAACGAGGCGCAAAACTTGAAGGTGCTAATTCCCAAGCTCTTAGAATATGGCTTTTTGGACCTTCTTGTGGTGGATGATGGATCTCAGGATGGGACTCCTCTGGTGGTAAAAGAGTGGTCTAATAAAGAACCCAAGGTAAACCTTCTGGAAAGACCCTACAAGATGGGCTTAGGAAGTGCTTACGTAGCAGGTTTTAAGTGGGGGCTAGATAAAGACTACCAGCTGTTTTTTGAGATGGATGCGGACCTTTCCCACGACCCTAAGGACATACCCAGGTTTGTAGAAAAGATGAAGGAAGGATACCACCTGGTTATAGGCTCCCGATACACGAGAGGAACCATCAGCGTAGTGGGGTGGGACTTCAAAAGGCTCCTGATTTCTAAGTTTGCCAACTGGTATGCTACCACTATCCTAGGCATTAAGGAGCTTACCGACATAACCAGCGGATACAGATGCTACCGCAGGGAAGTGCTTGAGAAGATAAACCTTGACGCCATCAAGTCAAACGGGTATGCCTTCCAGATAGAGATGGTTTATAAAGCCTATAGGCTTGGTTTTAAAATAGCGGAAATACCCATAATTTTTTACGAGCGGGGCAGTGGCTCTTCCAAGATGAGCAAAAAAATAGCCCTTGAAGCGGCAATAATGGTATGGAGGTTAAAACTTGGAAAAGCATAG
- a CDS encoding oligosaccharide flippase family protein — protein MSLAFIYANLTGFAFHFFVSRHLGTAGYGEFMVLYSLMLTVGNFINFFANACVREFVKHRESIHAVLRYMRHVGMFLGLACLLVGFTLSAFLKDFLRVSDIHYIWVISSVWLVQFLVIIERAYLQSTESFKLLSISLVFEQTLRLITAVVLIYAGFGVFGAVFSSFVGLFTVLVSLLVLNGHLFGELRAVPLRSLFKASLFTSPVSLFIYADDLFIRRIFDPSTAGLYASVSVVGKAFIWLVMTLMGVFFPEFVKHRHNAYLLKKLFLKSCLLIILLFLLAEFSVLIFGKKVFVLLFSSKFLPAFSLLPVYILCIMPLILALVFVFLLTALSRNLLLIYLHIFTYYAGFLILPFKDVNSYMLYIFLVNSSFALLYAFFTLFQVARDSGLSKLLISWLQGRR, from the coding sequence GTGAGCTTAGCTTTTATATATGCCAATCTAACGGGCTTTGCCTTTCACTTTTTTGTCAGCAGGCACCTAGGAACTGCGGGCTACGGTGAGTTTATGGTGCTTTACTCTCTCATGCTCACTGTTGGGAACTTTATAAACTTTTTTGCCAACGCTTGTGTAAGGGAGTTTGTAAAACACAGAGAGAGTATTCACGCTGTACTCAGGTATATGAGGCATGTAGGTATGTTTTTGGGTCTGGCTTGTCTGCTTGTAGGCTTTACGCTATCGGCGTTTTTGAAGGACTTTCTCAGAGTGTCTGATATCCATTATATCTGGGTTATCTCCTCTGTTTGGCTGGTGCAGTTTCTTGTGATAATAGAGAGGGCTTACTTGCAATCCACTGAGAGCTTCAAACTGCTTTCCATCTCTCTGGTTTTTGAACAGACTCTCAGGCTAATTACCGCTGTTGTTCTAATATACGCAGGTTTTGGAGTGTTCGGTGCTGTTTTTTCTTCTTTCGTTGGGCTTTTTACTGTGCTGGTCTCTTTGCTGGTGCTAAATGGTCACCTTTTTGGAGAGCTAAGGGCTGTGCCTCTGAGAAGCCTTTTTAAGGCTTCCCTCTTTACTTCCCCCGTCAGCTTGTTTATTTATGCGGATGACCTTTTCATAAGGCGCATCTTTGACCCTAGCACTGCTGGACTTTACGCTTCTGTGTCAGTAGTAGGTAAAGCCTTCATCTGGCTGGTTATGACCCTCATGGGCGTGTTTTTCCCGGAGTTTGTAAAGCATAGGCATAATGCCTATCTATTAAAAAAGCTATTTTTAAAGTCTTGCCTTTTGATCATTTTGCTGTTTTTGCTGGCAGAGTTTTCTGTTTTGATTTTTGGAAAGAAGGTTTTTGTCTTACTGTTTTCCAGCAAGTTTCTGCCTGCTTTTTCCCTTCTTCCGGTCTACATTCTCTGTATAATGCCACTTATTCTTGCACTTGTGTTTGTTTTTCTGCTCACTGCACTGAGTAGAAATCTCTTGCTTATTTATCTGCACATTTTTACATACTATGCAGGCTTTTTAATACTGCCTTTTAAAGATGTAAATTCTTACATGCTCTATATCTTTCTTGTAAACTCTTCCTTTGCTTTACTTTATGCCTTTTTTACACTTTTTCAAGTCGCACGCGATAGTGGTTTATCAAAACTCCTGATAAGCTGGCTACAAGGAAGAAGATAA
- a CDS encoding HesB/IscA family protein, which translates to MEKVAMNFFVTEKASQEVLKIAQENNITEPILRIRVVPGGCSGFQYAMGFDDTIEEGDHVFEYGGVKVVIDQFSMPYVNNAELDYVMDFMGGGFTIKNPNVTGSCGCGSSFSCG; encoded by the coding sequence ATGGAAAAGGTAGCTATGAACTTCTTCGTTACGGAGAAGGCATCCCAGGAGGTTTTAAAAATAGCTCAGGAAAACAATATCACCGAGCCCATACTTAGGATCAGGGTTGTGCCTGGTGGATGCTCAGGTTTTCAGTATGCTATGGGTTTTGACGACACCATAGAAGAGGGTGACCATGTCTTTGAATACGGCGGTGTTAAGGTGGTGATAGACCAGTTTTCTATGCCTTATGTTAACAACGCAGAGCTTGATTATGTTATGGACTTTATGGGTGGCGGATTTACCATAAAGAACCCCAATGTTACAGGCTCTTGCGGTTGTGGAAGCTCTTTCTCCTGCGGATGA
- a CDS encoding prepilin-type N-terminal cleavage/methylation domain-containing protein: MFKGRGFTLIELLLVIALLAILASMAIPSYLAYRDRSKVSNFALSIASACAKDAMADCVSRFVDAPTTFDLSNLPNCSNVNTAMGNVEVLLDGSYTCAPGGVASGTVKGVLAGVNNYTAVCEFGGNSFRCTVR; this comes from the coding sequence ATGTTTAAGGGTAGGGGTTTTACTCTTATAGAGCTTCTTTTGGTTATAGCCTTGCTGGCAATTCTGGCTTCTATGGCTATACCTTCTTATCTTGCGTATCGGGATAGATCCAAGGTCAGCAACTTTGCGCTCTCCATTGCTTCTGCGTGCGCCAAAGATGCCATGGCAGACTGTGTGTCAAGGTTTGTGGATGCTCCCACTACCTTTGACCTTTCTAACCTTCCCAACTGCTCTAATGTCAACACGGCTATGGGCAACGTAGAGGTTTTGCTGGATGGGAGTTATACCTGTGCTCCTGGCGGCGTGGCAAGTGGGACTGTAAAAGGGGTTTTGGCAGGAGTAAACAACTACACTGCGGTGTGCGAGTTTGGGGGAAACAGCTTTAGGTGTACGGTAAGGTGA
- a CDS encoding prepilin-type N-terminal cleavage/methylation domain-containing protein, translated as MRNLYSATSQAARLNSSKGFTLIELLIVIAIIAILASLAIPQYLKYQRKAKVSSYAEPIARGCMLDVVAFCTENPNATITAASLGNCSLTSVSTAGGTVTLTQPSGTCQADGQPPTNASSVATLQGVTDFTAVCNYSNQSVKCTIQG; from the coding sequence ATGAGGAACCTTTACTCAGCCACAAGCCAAGCGGCAAGGCTCAACAGCTCAAAGGGTTTCACCCTTATTGAGCTGCTCATCGTCATAGCCATCATAGCCATACTTGCCTCTCTGGCAATACCTCAGTACCTCAAGTACCAGAGAAAGGCAAAGGTAAGCTCCTACGCAGAACCCATAGCCAGAGGTTGTATGCTGGACGTGGTAGCCTTCTGCACGGAAAACCCGAACGCCACTATAACCGCAGCTTCTCTAGGTAATTGTTCTCTCACCAGTGTAAGTACCGCAGGTGGCACTGTAACCCTCACACAACCCTCTGGAACTTGCCAGGCTGATGGACAACCACCAACTAATGCCTCCTCAGTTGCTACACTTCAGGGTGTTACAGACTTTACTGCCGTGTGCAACTACAGCAATCAGAGCGTGAAGTGCACAATACAAGGTTAA
- a CDS encoding class I SAM-dependent methyltransferase produces MEKHRGYQEHLASIRHIGLRPLFRKLLGKHATTEKIYYRLTNISVKKLIKIPNIKTASKVLDVGCGTGEVLNYIKKFINPSAELYGVDLEKNPVLPDYVSFLRCDIEEETLPFEENSFDIVISNFVIEHLKNPQKLFTEGYRVLKRGGYFYCTTEYYTSLFCPDGYNFYSDPTHVRPWTKKSLKTLAKMCGFEVYQVKVLRWWEYLPLLPVFPLLNLLTPNDFSFIPYEIVGRTVYIIARKP; encoded by the coding sequence TTGGAAAAGCATAGAGGTTATCAAGAGCATCTTGCAAGCATCAGACATATAGGGCTAAGACCTCTTTTTAGAAAACTTTTAGGAAAACACGCCACCACAGAAAAGATATACTATAGGCTTACCAACATATCTGTAAAAAAGCTAATCAAGATACCCAATATAAAAACCGCTTCTAAAGTTCTTGATGTAGGCTGTGGGACCGGGGAGGTCCTAAATTACATAAAGAAATTTATAAACCCATCCGCAGAGCTTTATGGAGTGGACTTGGAGAAAAACCCAGTCCTTCCAGATTATGTAAGCTTTTTGCGATGCGACATAGAAGAAGAGACCCTTCCCTTTGAAGAGAACAGCTTTGATATAGTCATCTCCAACTTTGTTATAGAGCACCTTAAGAACCCCCAGAAGCTTTTCACAGAAGGCTACAGGGTTTTAAAGAGAGGAGGATACTTTTATTGCACTACAGAATATTACACATCCCTTTTTTGCCCCGATGGGTATAACTTCTACTCAGACCCAACTCACGTGCGTCCCTGGACAAAAAAAAGTTTAAAGACTCTTGCCAAGATGTGCGGTTTTGAAGTTTATCAAGTAAAGGTTTTAAGATGGTGGGAGTATCTGCCTCTGCTTCCTGTCTTTCCTCTCCTTAATCTGCTGACACCCAACGACTTTTCCTTCATTCCCTACGAGATAGTAGGAAGAACAGTTTACATAATAGCAAGAAAGCCATGA